The genomic DNA AGGTAGGGAATATCGCCCAAGATAGGGACTTTACTTACACTACTTATCGATTGTTGTTGATATATCCCACCCAATACAATCGTCTCACCATGGTTCACTAGCACTTGGGTACCAATACGCTGTGTATCAATAGAGACTGCAGCTCCCGTTGGTGTGGTAACCACTTTACCTTGGGAGTCTTGTGTGATTTCTAAATCAAGGATAACACGGTTATCAGGGGTGATCTGCGGTGTCACTCTAAGAGATAAAACCGCCTTTTTGAACGTCACTGTTGTCGCGCCACTTGAGCTCGCTTCAACATATGGGATCTCGACACCTTGCTCAATGTAAGCCGACTTTTGATTTGAAGTCGTGATACGCGGGCTTGCGATAATCTCACCCTTATTTTCTTGCTCCAGTGCACTCAATTCAAGATCGAGTACCGTACCATCGGCAAGCTTAGCAACGTGAAAAGCAAGACTCGTTGCGTTCTTTGCTGCAGCAGGCAGATTAACGTTCAATCTGTCCCCTAGGCTCGGTATTATACCATTAGCAATGTCACTTGCGCCCTCTAGGCTGCCTGACGTACCTTTAGTACCTTGCTGATCGGTTATGCCCCAACGTACCCCTAAATCTTCTGCTACATCGTCTTTAACCGTTACCATTCGCGCTTCAATTAATACCTGTTTAATTGGGATGTCGAGCACTTCAATCAAGCGATGAATACTCTCTAATGTTTCTTCAGTATCTTTAACTAACAGCGTATTAGTGCGCTCATCCACGGCGACACTGCCACGCGTTGACAGCAAGCTTGAATCTTCACCTTTGAGCAGCACTGCAATATCAACGGCTTTAGCGTAATTAATCTGCAGATACTCTGAATATAAAGGCGCTAATTCTTTAACTTCTTGTAAATTTTTGAGCTCTTGGCTCTCTCTTATCGCAATCTCTTCACTGGGCGCAATCATCAAGATATTGCCTTCAATGCGCTTATCTAACCCTTTGGTTTGCAAAATAAGATCAAGCGCTTGATCCCAAGGTACATCATCGAGTCGCAGCGTGATATCACCTTCAACGGTATCGCTGACGACCAAGTTAAAATCGTTATAATCAGCAATGATCTGCAGTACGGTTCTAACTGACATGTTTTGGAAGTTTAATGACAATGAGCGACCGTCATATTTCTTTTCTTCTTTCACTATATCAAGGCGTTTGGCCTTTTCTATACTCAACTTAAATACACGACCGTCTTGTTGGTAGTCATACTCATAAGTACCTTCTACATCAATTAGAAAGCGACTAGTGAGTTCCTCATTAAAGGTTTCAAAACTCTTCACTGGCGTTGCAAAATCATGCACGTCCATGACGTAAAGCAGATCAGAGCGAATATCGGTGTTATATAATTTAAGCTCAAGTTTAGCGCCGACTTGTTCCACATTTGCCGCGACTGAACTATTTTCGAGCTTAATCAGTAGCTGGCCACCACCATTTGATGTGCGTTTAAAGTCGATACTTTCAATGCCGTTCATAAACGGATTGCTCGCCGCAGCGCCATCATTACGATTCATCACTTCATCATTGATAGTGAGTCTGTAGGTATTACCGACAACGCGACCTTGATAGGCTTTAACACTTTCTAATCCGACAAACACTTGAAGACTTGCACCACTCTGCACCGTACTGACGGTATCGACCCCAACAGTATCTATAGCAAGCGTTTGCTTTTGAAGTCCTGAAAGGCTATTTGCAAACCCTAAAATGATCTGTGCAGGATCAGCATTTAATTCAATCTCGGGTTGCTCAATATCATGTTCAAATACCAACTGTAATTCCAATTGGTGATCTACTATCGCATGATATTTAACATCGACTAACTTATTAGCCGCATGTGCTAGCGGAGCCATTCCCAATAGGAACGCAAGACTAATAATAACCTTAATAAAAGACGCGGCCTTAGCGAAGGCGCGATGTGTAATAGACAGTCTCATGAGCCTCTCAGTCATTCTTATTATTCTCCTGTTAATTCCATGCTGCTATTTCGTTCCGTCCAGCAGCCAGACCCGTCTGGAATCAACTCTATAATTTCGATCGTTTGCGGCGTTACTTTGGCAATTCGGCCATGATAAAGCCCCAGGTATTGGCCTGCTCCCAAGCGATAAACACTTCCATCACTAGTCTCAAGCAGAGCCCAAATCGTATCAACTTCACTCAATGTGCCACGCATTTTCAAGTTATCGAGTGCGTATGTTTCTAATCGCCCTTTGCGGCGTTTAAGATCGGGTTGTAAACAGTCCTTGGTGGTATCAATCACCTCTTCGGTCAACTCTCTTGACGGAGGGATATACGGGCTACGCATAAGATCTGCTTGATAATCAAAATGTTCAAACTTAGGCGTTTCTTTTAATGGCTTAATGTGCGCCACATGCTGCGCTTTAGTGGTTGTGACAAATAGCTCTAGATCGCTTCTGTCCCCTACGCAGCCAGAAAGCAGCAATACAGCCATCATTGCGGGCAGTATCTTCATCACTTAGCTGCCCCTTTTGCTGCAGGCAATTCAGCGCCCTCTTTAAAGCGATAAGTCTTCGCTAAAATATCCATAGCCAGTGAACCCGTCTCATCCCGCTTAATCACGAAATCATGTAAGCTCACAATGCGCGGTAACTTTGCCACACCACTAACAAGGTGCCCAAGTTGATGATAATCTCCGCTGACTGCAATTTTGATCGGAAACTCAATATAAAACTCTCTTATTATTTCAGAGTCCCAATCTAAACTATTAATTTTAAGTCCTGCATCAGTCGCCACAAAAGTAACGTCATCTAGCAAGCCTGGCATTTCATTTTGAGACGGTAACATCTTCAGCAGTTCAGCAAACTGCACTTCCATAACCGCTAACTGCTCTCGATATAACTTAAGGTTAGCTGCTAACTGATATTTAGACTTAAAATCCGTTTTAAACTGCTGCTCTTTTTGCTGCTCTGCATTTAACGCATCAATCGCATCTGATATAAACAAAAAATAACTGGCTACGAATACACACACTGCGAGCAGTGCAGCAAACACGCCTTTAACTAACTTAGGCCAAGCACCGA from Shewanella sp. Choline-02u-19 includes the following:
- a CDS encoding type IV pilus secretin PilQ — translated: MTERLMRLSITHRAFAKAASFIKVIISLAFLLGMAPLAHAANKLVDVKYHAIVDHQLELQLVFEHDIEQPEIELNADPAQIILGFANSLSGLQKQTLAIDTVGVDTVSTVQSGASLQVFVGLESVKAYQGRVVGNTYRLTINDEVMNRNDGAAASNPFMNGIESIDFKRTSNGGGQLLIKLENSSVAANVEQVGAKLELKLYNTDIRSDLLYVMDVHDFATPVKSFETFNEELTSRFLIDVEGTYEYDYQQDGRVFKLSIEKAKRLDIVKEEKKYDGRSLSLNFQNMSVRTVLQIIADYNDFNLVVSDTVEGDITLRLDDVPWDQALDLILQTKGLDKRIEGNILMIAPSEEIAIRESQELKNLQEVKELAPLYSEYLQINYAKAVDIAVLLKGEDSSLLSTRGSVAVDERTNTLLVKDTEETLESIHRLIEVLDIPIKQVLIEARMVTVKDDVAEDLGVRWGITDQQGTKGTSGSLEGASDIANGIIPSLGDRLNVNLPAAAKNATSLAFHVAKLADGTVLDLELSALEQENKGEIIASPRITTSNQKSAYIEQGVEIPYVEASSSGATTVTFKKAVLSLRVTPQITPDNRVILDLEITQDSQGKVVTTPTGAAVSIDTQRIGTQVLVNHGETIVLGGIYQQQSISSVSKVPILGDIPYLGFMFRSTSDKNERQELLIFVTPKIISESL
- a CDS encoding type 4a pilus biogenesis protein PilO, translated to MNLDLSQFNDIDFENIGAWPKLVKGVFAALLAVCVFVASYFLFISDAIDALNAEQQKEQQFKTDFKSKYQLAANLKLYREQLAVMEVQFAELLKMLPSQNEMPGLLDDVTFVATDAGLKINSLDWDSEIIREFYIEFPIKIAVSGDYHQLGHLVSGVAKLPRIVSLHDFVIKRDETGSLAMDILAKTYRFKEGAELPAAKGAAK
- a CDS encoding pilus assembly protein PilP — protein: MKILPAMMAVLLLSGCVGDRSDLELFVTTTKAQHVAHIKPLKETPKFEHFDYQADLMRSPYIPPSRELTEEVIDTTKDCLQPDLKRRKGRLETYALDNLKMRGTLSEVDTIWALLETSDGSVYRLGAGQYLGLYHGRIAKVTPQTIEIIELIPDGSGCWTERNSSMELTGE